The Lactuca sativa cultivar Salinas chromosome 2, Lsat_Salinas_v11, whole genome shotgun sequence genome includes a window with the following:
- the LOC111920374 gene encoding thaumatin-like protein 1b: MAAVTAVLGMSLYALFFLCYFTSTNFVNMEIQLLFLLTLAISFIYGVHSTVFTIKNNCPYTIAPATLTGSGTSVSTGFELQPQASNSINTPAPWSGRVWARFGCSNDGGSYSCSSGDCGSGQVECNGAGASPPATLVEFTLSDASSTDFYDVSLVDGFNLPVSVVPQGGGCPTTDCPVDINASCPSELAVKDGSGGTVGCKSACVAFNKPEYCCSGDHNTPETCPPTNYSQFFKNLCPKAYSYAYDDKTSTFTCHTGNDYLITFCP; encoded by the exons ATGGCAGCAGTAACCGCTGTG cTAGGAATGAGTTTATATGCGTTGttctttttatgctatttta CTTCAACAAACTTCGTGAATATGGAGATTCAACTTCTTTTCTTACTTACCCTAGCCATCAGTTTCATCTATg GTGTTCATTCAACGGTGTTCACAATAAAAAACAATTGCCCGTACACCATTGCACCAGCAACCTTGACCGGTAGTGGAACATCAGTGTCAACAGGATTTGAATTGCAACCGCAGGCCTCAAACTCTATCAACACGCCGGCACCATGGTCTGGACGAGTATGGGCCAGGTTCGGCTGTTCAAATGACGGTGGCAGTTACAGTTGCAGCAGCGGAGACTGTGGTTCTGGTCAAGTAGAATGCAACGGTGCTGGTGCATCCCCACCTGCAACCCTAGTTGAGTTCACCTTATCAGATGCGAGTTCTACAGACTTTTACGATGTTAGCCTTGTTGATGGCTTTAATCTACCGGTGTCTGTGGTTCCACAAGGCGGGGGTTGTCCAACCACTGATTGTCCTGTTGACATTAACGCTAGCTGCCCATCAGAGCTGGCTGTGAAGGATGGATCTGGTGGCACAGTCGGGTGCAAGAGTGCATGTGTGGCGTTCAACAAGCCCGAATACTGTTGCAGTGGCGATCACAATACACCAGAGACATGCCCGCCAACTAATTATTCCcagtttttcaaaaatctttgcCCAAAGGCTTATAGTTATGCTTATGACGATAAGACAAGCACTTTTACGTGTCATACTGGGAATGATTATCTCATTACATTCTGCCCTTGA